The genomic region GCTCCTCGGCCCACGGACTCTCGTCGTGGCTCGTGATCAGTTGCGGCAGCACCACGTCGTGGCCGTCGTGCAGGTGCGCGACCGCCATGGTCGACCCGAGCTCCCGCGCGGTGCGCAGCGCCGAGTCGAAGTCGTTCTGCCAACCGCCCACCAGCCCCACGAGCACATCGATGTCGAGATTCAGCACGCCTGGATGCTCCGCCGCATACCGCCGCGCAAGCGTCGACTTTCCCACCCGCGATGGACCGTTCAGATGGATGAGCCGCGACATCCGGCCACCCTAGCGTCGGATGCCGAATGGCTTTCGTGCGAGTACTCGGGCCGGGTCGCTTCACGGATAGGCGTCGGACTCATTGTCGCCGCTGAGACAGTCGGCCGCGTCGTGGTACGGCCCCTTCACCCTTGCGATGGTCAGCCGCTGGCCCACATACAGGTCGGACTGGTGACCGTCGAGCCCCGGGTTCGACCCGTAGAGGTCTGCCATGCAGACGCCGAAGCGACCCGCGATGGCGAACGGAGTGTCGCCAGCAGCGACGATGTAGCGGAAGTGCCCGGGCGCCGTCATGGTCGCCTGTCCGATCGCGTTCTCCCTCGCACCGCCGTCGGCCGCCGGGCCGAGCGACGCGCTCGCACGGGGAGCGGACGTCGACGTCGCACCGTGCGTCGTCACCGACGGCCGTCCGTGGGTCCCGGTGCACCCGGTGAGCACGACCGCCGAGCCCAACAGCACGGCAACGGCAGCCGCGCACACGGGATGCCCGCGCCGCGCGGCCGCGATACGCCCCGGTCCGCCTCGTCCCACCGTCACAACCTGCCTGACTCCGACGGCCGATGTCCAGTCTTGACCGACGCCGGAAATCCTCTCGGCGTCGCACACGACGAGTCATCGGTCACGTTCGCATCGCGTCGTGTCGTCTCTTCCGCACCCGCGGATTCCCGGTCTGGCGCCACGTGCCCCGCGAGTCGACCCACCTCGGCGCTCGCACATACGGCGTGCCGTCGCGCATGGTGACGGCCCATCCTGCGGTGTCGATCGTGCGGTGGTGGTACCAGCAGAGGGTGACTCCGTTGTCGGTGTGCGTCGGTCCGCCACTGGCGTGCTCGATCACGTGGTGCACCTCGCACCACGCGGCGGGAACGCTGCACCCAGGGATCACGCAGCCACCGTCGCGTGCCGCGATGGCCGTGCCCGCGTCCGCAGACCAAGTCCTCGTGCGCGACGGTGACCGTGACGGTGGGAGCCGCCCCGCCCATCGATGCCACCTCGCCCGAGCGGGCGGCAGCATCGATCAGCGACGCGAACGCATCGTGCCGCTTCTGCGCCTGCGACCGCCCGTCCTCGGCTCCTTCAGCCGCATCGCCGCTCACGGCCGTGTCAGTCTCGAGGAAGATCGGAGCCGACTTCGGCGACACCACGGCGGCGAGCGCGGACTCGAGTTTGCCCGAGATCTCCGGCAGGAGCTCCATCCGATATCGCACCAGGCCGTTTCGGGCTCCGAGCTTCACCAGCCCGCGGTGCCGCATCGCCTCCTCGCCGTCGATCTCCAGGCCATCCGGGTCAAGCGCGGTTTTCCACCGCGTACGAGATCACTGCGCCGTCCGCGGCGGTGACGGTCCGTCTCCCCGCCATGGCCACGGCGGACTACTCCCCCGCAGGTGAGGTCGACCGCACTTCCGGCACCACCGGCACGGGCGGAACGGCGGCGCCTCTCCGCCGAAGATTCGAGTACACCAGCACCAGCACGATCAGCGACAGGCTGCCGCCGAACGGCACCGCGTTCGTCACCAGACCGAGGAATCCGCCCGCAGCGGCCTGGATGAGCTCGATCACCGTGAGCACGACCGCCGGAATCAGAATGAGCCATCCGCTCCAGCTCGTGCCCAGCAGCATGAGCACGGCGCCCGCCAGTGCCACGAGCCACACGAGCAGCCCGATGCCGACGAGGAGAAGGGTGACAGGCGGCTCGCCGAAGTCGGGGAGGCCGAGCGCGCCGCCCACGAGCCACACGATCATCGGCACGTACGAGAGCAGCAGCATCACTGTCACGCCGAAGATGACACCCCGCAGCACCGGCTCGACAGCCGTCGTTCGATCGACTCTGATCTGAGGGGTCTTCTCCGTCATCGTGCATGCTCCTCGCGAGTGGGGCCGTGTCGAACCCCGTGCAGTCTATGGGCCGATTGCAGGGCGCGATCTCGTCAACGGGATGCCCCGCATCCGGGCCAAGCGCACGCACCGAGTAACACGTTTTCGTCGGTATCCCAACGGGTGGGTACCCTGGGGAGCGATGACGAACGGTGCCCCCTCGAATCACTCACCCGACGACGCCTCCGAAACGCGCGAACTGCGCAGCGGCGACGTCCCCGAAGCTCTTCGTTCCGACGTGCGCTTTCTCGGCGGACTGCTCGGCCGCGTGCTGGCCGAATCAGGCGGCCAGGAGCTGCTCGACGATGTCGAAAGGCTGCGCGCGCTCACGATCGATGCGTACGAGCGCAGCGGCCAGGCATCCATCGAAGACGCCGAGGCCCTGATCGAGGGCTTCACCCTCGATCGAGCCGAGCAGGTGGCCCGCGCGTTCACCGTGTACTTCCACCTGGTGAATCTCGCGGAGGAGCGGCATCGCGTTCGCGTGCTGCTCGCCCGCGATCCGTGGACCGCCGACGGCCACCGCCCGGCCGAGTCGTTCGCGAGCGCGTTCGCCGCGCTGAGCGAGGAGGTCGGCGAAGACGAGGCCAGGCACCGCGTCTCCGAGCTGGAGTTCCGTCCGGTGCTCACCGCGCACCCCACCGAGGCGCGCCGGCGTGCCATCGCGTACGCCATTCGCCGCATCAGCGACCTGGTGGCCGAGCACGACGACCCGCGTCTCGGTGCCCTCGCGCGTAGCGAGAACGAGCGCCAGCTGCTCGCCGAGATCGACACGCTCTGGCGCACCGCGCCGCTGCGCTCGAACCGTCCGACGCCCCTCGACGAAGTGCGCACGGCGATGAACATCTTCGACCAGACGCTGTTCCAGGCCATCCCGCAGGCCTATCGCCTCATCGACGAGCGCCTCGCCGGAGCGGATGACACGCCCCGCGAACCCGCGGCCCGTCCGTTCGTGCGCTTCGGCAGCTGGATCGGCGCCGACCGCGACGGCAACCCGTTCGTCACGGCCAAGATCACGCGCAAGGCTGCGGCCATCGCCGCCGAGCACGTGCTGCTCGGCCTGGAGCGCGCCACCGACCGCATCGGCCGCACGCTCACTCTCGACGCCGGCGACACCCCGCCCAGCCAGGAGCTGCTCGAGCTCTGGCGGCGACAGCGCTCGCTCGCCGAGGAGCTCGCCACCGACATCGCCACCCGCTCCCCCGACGAGCCGCACCGCCGTGTGCTGCTGATGATCGCCGAGCGCATCTCCGCCACCCGACGCCGCGACGCCGACCTCGCCTACGAGAGCCCCGAGGCACTGCTCGCCGAGCTGCGGATCGTGCAGAACTCGCTGGTCGCGGCGGGCGACAAGCGCAACGCCTACGGTGAGGTGCAGCATCTCATCTGGCAGGTCGAGACGTTCGGCTTCCACCTCGCCGAGCTCGAGGTGCGTCAGCACTCCAAGGTGCACCGCCTGACTCTCGAGGCCATCGCGGCCGGCGCCCGCGGCGACGACGACCTCGACGAGATGAGCACCGAAGTGCTCGAGGTCTTCCGAGTGATCGCCCAGCTGCAGAAGCGCTACGGCGTGAACACGGCGCGCCGCTACATCATCTCGTTCACGCAGTCCGTCGACGACATCGCCAACGTGTACCGGCTGGCCGGGCACGCGCTCGGATCGCCAGAGGCCGCGCCTGTGCTCGACGTCATCCCGCTGTTCGAGACGTTCGCCGACCTGGATGCCTCCACCGACATCCTCGACGGAATGATCCGGCTCCCCGAGGTGGCCGCCCGGCTCGAGCAGACGGGCCGCAGGCTCGAGGTCATGCTCGGCTACTCCGACTCCTCGAAGGACGTCGGCCCGGTCTCCGCGACGCTCGCCCTGTACCAGGCGCAGGCCCGCATCGCCCAATGGGCCGAGCGCAACGACATCGTGCTCACCTTGTTCCACGGCCGCGGCGGCGCACTCGGCCGCGGCGGCGGTCCGGCCAACGAGGTGATGCTCGCCCAGCCGCCCGGGTCGGTCGACGGACGCTTCAAGCTCACCGAACAGGGCGAGGTGATCTTCGCCCAGTACGGCGACCCGGTCATCGCCGTGCGCCACCTCGAGCAGATCGCGGCGGCGACGCTGATGGCATCCGCTCCCTCGATCGGCGAGCGCAACGCGCGCGCCGCCGAGGAGTTCGCCGGCCTCGCGGCGAGGCTCGACGAGGTCAGCCGCGCACGCTTCTTCGAACTGGTGAAAGCCGACGGCTTCGCGCCCTGGTTCGGCCGCGTCACCCCGCAGGAGGAGATCGGCCTGCTGGCCCTCGGCTCGCGGCCGGCGCGTCGCGGCCTCTCTGTCGAGTCGCTCGAAGACCTGCGCGCCATCCCATGGGTGTTCGCCTGGACCCAGGCTCGCGTCAACCTCACCGGCTGGTTCGGCCTCGGCTCGGCACTGGCCGAGATCGGCGACGTCGAACTGCTGCGGGACGCCTACGACAGGTGGCCGCTGTTCCGCACCATGATCGAGAACGTCGAGCAGTCACTCGCGAAGACCGACGAGCGACTCGCCCGCCGCTACCTCGCACTCGGCGACCGCGACGACCTCGCCGAGCTGGTGCTGTCGGAGATGGCGCTCACCCGCGAGTGGGCGATGAAGACGAGCGGCGCATCCGAGCTGCTCGCCGGCCGCCCCGTGCTGCGCCGGGCTGTTCGCCTGCGCAGCCCCTACGTCGACGCGCTCTCGCTGCTGCAGCTGCGCGCTCTTCGCGCACTGCGCAGCGACGCGGACGCCGACAACATCGATACGACGCAGCAGGACGAGCTGCGCCGGCTGCTCCTTCTCAGCGTCAACGGCGTCGCCGCCGGCCTGCAGAACACGGGCTGAGCTGTCGCGTACACGATTCAGGCCGGCATGCCGCAGCACGTCCCCGAGCGGGATGGAACGCGGTTGCCGGCCTGAATGATGTACGGTGCGCGCCGGTCGCGGACCGGCTGTTTCAAGCGGCCCTGGCCGCACTGCGGCTGCCGCGTATGCTCTGCTTGACGGCCAGGGAACGGAGGAGACGTGCGCGCAACGATGAAGGACGTCGCGGCGCTCGCCGGCGTCTCCCCCAAGACCGTCTCCAACGTCATCAACGGCGTCGTCTTCGTGCGCCCGGAGACGAAGGAGCGCGTGGAGAAGGCGCTCGCCCAGCTTGACTACGTGCCCAACTTCAGCGCGCGCGGTCTGCGCAACGGACGTTCGGGAGTCATCGCGCTCGCTCTGCCCGATCTGGCCACGGCGTATTCCGCCGAGACGGCGCACCACTTCGTCGAGGCCGCGCACGCACACGGCTGGGGCGTGCAGATCGAGGAGACCGGCGCAGAGCCGGCCCGCGAGCAAGAGCTCGTCTCCCGGGCGCGGGCCAGCATGGTCGACGGGCTCGTGCTCAACCCCGTCGTCTCCGACGAGTTCGCCCTGCCCGACGACCCTCTGCAGGTGCCGCCCGCCGTGCTGATCGGCGAAGTGCCGCAGAGCCGGCTCGACCAGGTGCGCGTGAATCCCGAGCTCGCCGCTTACGACATGACCACTCTCCTCATCGCGGGCGGCCACCGGCGCATCGCCGTCGTCGGCACGCCGATGGGTCGGCAGCAGACGTTCACCTCCCGGCTGCGCACGGCCGGCTTCCGGCGCGCACTCGAGGATGCCGGCATCCCGCACGACCATCGGCTCGAGATCGGCTGCGAAGACTGGTCGCCCCGCGGCGGCTTCCACGCGGTCGACGCCTACCTCGACCACGAGAGGATGCCCGACGCCTTCTTCTGCTTCACGGACTCCCTCGCCATCGGCGTGCTGAGCCTGCTGTGGCGAAGGGGCGTCCAGGTGCCGCAGGGCGTGTCGGTCGCCGGCTTCGACGACGTCGCCCACGGCGAGTTCGCCACCCCGCCGCTCACCACGGTCACGTGGGACAAGCGCGCCTTCGCGGAGGCGGCGCTCGACCGCCTCGCACGGCGCATCACGGACCGCGCAGCCCCCGTCAGCGTGCTCGACATTCCGCACACGGTGGTCGAGCGGGAGAGCACGCGACGGGTCTGAGCACGCTCGGCCGCGACGCGGCATCCACGGGCCTTGAAGCCACTGCAACGATGTAATAGTGTCGCCTTCGCCGCATCGTCGTGCCATCGCCATCGCCTGAGGAGTTCCATGTCCCGCGCCGCCATCACCGTCGACCGCGATTTCACTGTCGGTCCCGTACCGAGACGACTCTTCGGATCGTTCGTCGAGCACATGGGCAGGTGCGTGTACTCGGGCATCTTCGAGCCAGGGCATCCTGCCGCCGACGAGAACGGCTACCGCACCGACGTGCTCGAGCTCGTGAACGAGCTCGGCGTGAGCGTGGTGCGCTACCCGGGCGGCAACTTCGTCTCGGGCTACGACTGGGAAGACGGCATCGGTCCCGTCGAGTCGCGCCCCCGCCGCCTCGACGGCGCATGGCACACCGTGGAGACCAATGCATTCGGCCTGCACGAGTTCGCCTGCTGGGCGACGAAGGCGAACGTCGAGATCATGGAGGCCGTGAACCTCGGCACCCGCGGTGTGGATGCCGCCCGCCGTCTCGTCGAGTACGCCAACCACCCAGGCGGCACCTACCTCTCCGATCTGCGCAAGAAGAACGGCGCAGCCGACCCCTTCGGCATCAAGCTCTGGTGTCTGGGCAACGAGATGGACGGCCCGTGGCAGATCGGCCACAAGACGGCGCACGAATACGGCAGGCTCGCGCAGGAGGCCGGCAAGGCGATGCGGCTCGTCGACCCGTCGATAGAACTCGTCGCCAGCGGCAGCTCCAACCGCGGCATGCCGACGTTCGGCGCGTGGGAGCAGACGGTGCTGGAGCACACCTACGACGTCGTCGACTACGTATCGCTGCACGCGTACTACGAGGAGACCGGCGGCGACACCGCGAGCTTCCTCGCCTCCGGTGTCGACATGGACCTCTTCATCGAAGGGGTCATCGCGACCGCCGATGCGGTGCGCGCCAAGGGCAGGCACCGCAAGCACATCAACCTCTCCTTCGACGAGTGGAACGTCTGGTACCAGTCGACGCGCGAGGGCGACGACCAGCCGACGACCATCGAGGCGCGCGGCGGGTGGCACGAGCATCCTCGCATCATCGAGGACGAGTACGACGTGACCGATGCCGTTGTCGTCGGCACCCTGCTCAACTCGCTGCTGCGGCACGGCGACCGGGTAGCGATCGCGAACCAGGCCCAGCTGGTCAACGTGATCGCGCCGATCAGGGCCGAAGCGAACGGTCCGGCCTGGCGGCAGTCCGTCTTCTGGCCGTTCGCGAGGATGTCCGAGCTCGCGCGCGGCGAGATCCTGCGGCTGTCGACCACCGCCGACCGCGTCGAGACGGCGAAGTACGGCGACGCCGACGTGGTCGATGCGAGCGCGACCTGGGACGAGGCATCCGGCCGCATCGCCTTCTTCCTCGCCAACCGAGGACTCGACGAGGCTGCGGACGTGACGGTGACGCTGCGCGGCCTGACGGCGGGTCGTGTGACCCGTGCCGAGGTGCTGCACGCGCCGGACGGTGCCGATCGTTTCGCCACGAACAACGAGCAGAATCAGCACCGCGTCCGCCTCGCGCCGCTCACCGACGTGGCCACGGAGCACGAGACTCTGCGGGTCGCACTGCCCCCGCTGTCGTGGGCGGTCGTCGAGATCGAAGCGGCCAGGGCGTAACGGGCGGCGGCGCGCAGCAGGCTCAGCCGGCGGCGTCGGAGCCGGCATCCCCTCCGCCGCTCGCGTCGAGCAGCGCGCGCAGCTCACCGAGGGCACGATGGATCTCGCGCACGATCTGCTGTCGCCCGAGGCCGCGCGGCGTGCTCGCCACGCTCATGAACGCCACCATGACGAGCTGCACGGCGAGCCGGGCGGTCTTCGGGTCGCTGCGCTGCTCCGCCAGTGACACCAGTCCGCCCTTGTGCTCCTCCGCCCACTGATACATCGTGGGCACGAGCTCGGGATGCTTGAGAATCAGCGCCCCCGCTCGCTTGCGGTCCTGGGGCAGCCCGTCGGAGAACCCGGCGACCAGCTCGACGAGGTCGTCGATCAACGACGCCGAGCCGTTCAAGAAGGCCTCGCGGTCGCGATCCGGGATGCTGCCGTCCGGCAGCCCGAGGATCGCGGCGTTCTTGCTCGGGAAGTAGTTGAAGAACGTGCGTGGCGACACCCCCGCCGCGGCGCAGATCTCCTCGACTGTGGTGTCGGCGATGCCCTTCGCCGCGACGAGCTCGTTCGCGGCGACACGGAGCCGCTCTCTCGTCTCACGCTTCTTGCGTTCGCGCAGGGATTCGCTCGCCGCTGCGCCGGTCGTGTCGGTCACGACATTCATTCTGGCCTCCTTGCCGCGCGTGCCGGGCCCGCGGCTGCGGGTCCGGCACGCGCGATCCGTCTCGCCGGCTACACCGCCAGGCTCTCCTCGAGCTCGTCGATCTTCGCGTCGTCGTCCGCCTGCTCCTGCAGTGCGGAGCGCTCGCGAAGCGGCGGAGCCTTGAAGAAGATGCTGAGCACGAACGCGACGAGCATCACGATCAGCCCTGTCACGTACACGACGCTCGTCGCCGAGGTGAACCCGGTGAGGAACGGCGTGGTGAGCCGCTTGTCCGCGCCGTTCAGGAACGACGTGTCGCTCATGCTGGAGCCCGACGACGAGGTGGTGGCTCCGTCGATCTTCCTGGCGATGGTCGGAACCACCTCATCGACGACCGCCGTGCGCTGCGCGGTGTTCGAGTAGTCGACGGCCAGCTTGCCGTCGATGACCGAGACGCCCGCCTTGGCGGCTGCCGCGTTCAACGCCTTCTGCGTCGCCGCCGGGAGCGCTGCTGCGACCTGCTGCTTGATCACGGCATCCGCCTGATCGGCGGGCACGGCACCGAGAACGACGGCCTGCTGCACGCCGGTGGTGACCTGCGCGGTGACCGCCTTCGTCACGGCCGTCTCGACCGAGGAGGTGGCGGCATCCAGCTTCGTACCGACCTGCTTCTCGATGGGACCGACGATCGGCGTCCAGATCTGCTTCATCACGGCCTTGTTGGCAGGCGCCGTCGCGACGGTCGGGTTCATGGCGGCGTCGAGCGCGGAGGTCAGGTCGGACTTGTCGGCCATCGCGGTGGAGATGCTGCCAGGCATCACCGAGAACAGCACGGAGAGCAGCACCGCGGTGCCGAGCGTGCCACCGATCTGGCGGAAGAAGGTGGCGGCGCTGGTGGCGACGCCCATGTCCTTCGGCCGAACAGCGCCCTGCGTGGCCAGCGTGAGCGCCTGCTGGATGAGGCCGAGGCCGAATCCGGCGATCACCATGACGCCTGCGAGGAACCAGATCGACGAGTCCACCCTGAGCATGGTGAGCAGGCCGTAGGCGATCGCGACGAGGCCGATGCCGATCGTGGGGAACCACCGATACTTGCCGGTCTTCGACACGAAGACGCCGGAGCCGATCGAGGCGACCATGAGTCCGCCGATCATCGGCAGCATGGCGAACCCGGATGCCGTCGGGTCGAGGCCCACGACGATCTGCAGGTAGAGCGGGATGGTCAGCATCGCGCCGAACATGCCGAAGCCCACGAGGAAGCCGAGCACGGTGGCCATGGAGAACGTGCCTGAACGGAACAGCTTGAGCGGGATGATGGCATCCTCGCGCATGCGCCATTCGATGATCAGGAACGAGATGAGGCCCAACGCACCGATCACGTAGCAGGCGATCGAGCCGGCCGAGGTCCAGCCCCACTCGCGTCCCTGCTCGGCGACCAGCAGGAACGGAACGAGCGTGACGATGACGGCGGATGCCCCGTACCAGTCGATGCGCGGCCGCACGTGGTCCTTGCCCACCTTCGGCAGGTGCAGGAACATCCACACCATGGCGATCGCGACGAGTCCGATCGGCACGTTGATGAGGAACACCCAGCGCCATCCCGTGATGCCGAGGATCGAGCTCGCACCGGCGAACACGCCGCCGATGAGGGGACCGATGACCGACGAGATGCCGAACACGGCGAGGAAGAAGCCCTGGTACTTCGCACGCTCGCGCGGGGCGAGGATGTCACCCATGATGGCCAGCGGCAGCGACATCAGCGCTCCGGCGCCGATGCCCTGGAAGGCGCGGAACGCGGCCAGCTCGATCATCGAGGTCGAGAAGCTGGAGAGCAGCGAGCCGACGATGAACACGGCGATGCCGAACAGGTACAGCGGCCTGCGGCCGAAGACGTCGGAGAGCTTGCCGTAGATGGGCACCATGATCGTCGACGTGATCATGTAGGCGGTGGTGACCCACGCCTGCTGGTCGAGGCCGTGAAGGTCATCGCCGATGGTGCGGATGGCCGTGCTCACGATGGTCTGGTCGAGAGAGGCCAGGAACATGCCGGCCATCAGGCCGACGATCACCAGCATGATCTGGCGTGGAGACATCACGGGAGAGCGGCGCTCCCCCATGAGTGCGCTGGAGGGCTCCCGCGCGGTGACAGTGGATGACATGGACGATCCTTCGATTGGATGAGGCGTGCCCGGTACGCCTTCGATACCCAGGACAACAATATGCAGTACTGCAATATTGCACTCCTGCACTTTAAAGTGTGCTGGGAATCGTTCCGCACACGCAGCAGCCGGGCGTGAAGAACTCGTCTTCACGCCCGGCTGCTGAATATGGATGCGCTACAGAACCTTCGAGAGGAACGCCTTCGTGCGCTGGTGCTGCGGGTTGGTCAGCACCTCCTTGGGATCCCCGGCCTCGACGACGACACCGCCGTCCATGAAGACGACGGAGTCGCCCACCTCGCGGGCGAAGCCCATCTCGTGGGTGACGACCACCATGGTCATGCCGGTCTGCGCGAGCCCGCGCATCACGTCGAGCACCTCGCCGACCAGCTCCGGGTCGAGCGCGCTGGTCGGTTCGTCGAACAGCATCAGCTTCGGGTCCATCGCGAGCGCGCGGGCGATCGCCACACGCTGCTGCTGACCGCCGGAGAGCTGTGACGGGTAGTGCCCGCTCTGCTGAGCGAGGCCCACCCTGGCGAGCAGTTCTCTGCCGCGCGCGAGCGCATCCGACTTCGACACGCCCTTGACCCGAATGGGCGCCTCGACCACGTTCTCGAGCGCCGTCATGTGCGGAAACAGGTTGAAGTGCTGAAACACCATGCCGATGTCCCGCCGCTGCCTCGCCGCCTCACTCGGCTTCAGCTCGTAGAGCTTGTCGCCCTTCTGCCGATAGCCGACCAGCTGACCGTCGACGTAGAGGCGGCCGGCGTCGATGCGCTCCAGGTGGTTGATGCACCGCAAGAAGGTGGACTTGCCGGATCCGCTCGGCCCGATGACGCACATCACCTCGCCGCGCTGCACCTGCAGCGAGATGGACTTGAGCACCTCGTTGCTGCCGAAGCTCTTCGACAACGTCACCGCGTCGACCATGGGAACGGATGCTCCGCCCCCCGAACCATGGGCCGTCTCGCTCAATGCACTCCTCCCGTGCCCGCCACGGCCGCCGTCGCGACGTCCCGCGCCCCCTGTGCACCGCCGTCTCCGTCTCCGTCGCCGCCGCCGACGGCGGGCCTGCCGCGACCGACGCCGCGGGAGAACCGCCGCTCCAGGAAGTACTGCCCGACCATCAGGATCGAGGTGAAGAACAGATACCAGAGCGACGCCACGATCAGCAGCGGAATGGGCCTGAACGTCACGGCAGCGATATCACTCGTACGGCCGAACAGGTCGAGGGTGAAGGGCACTGCCGCCACCAGCGTGGTGGTCTTCAGCATCGAGATCACCTCGTTGCCCGTCGGCGGGATGATGACCCGCATCGACTGCGGAATCACGACCCTGCGCATGGTCTGCCACCACGACATGCCGAGAGCCTTCGCCGCCTCCTCCTGGCCGGGATCGACCGAGAGCAGGCCCGCGCGCACGATCTCGGCCATGTAGGCCGCCTCGTTGAGCGAGAGACCCACCACGGAGATGAAGAACAGCGGAGGAACCCAGGTGATCGGGATGACCGCCCACGTGTGCACGAACGGAATGCCGATCACGACCGTGTTGTAGATGAGGGTGATGAGCCCCCAGAACACCAACTGCACGTACACCGGGGTACCGCGGAACACCCAC from Humibacter ginsenosidimutans harbors:
- a CDS encoding amino acid ABC transporter ATP-binding protein, encoding MVDAVTLSKSFGSNEVLKSISLQVQRGEVMCVIGPSGSGKSTFLRCINHLERIDAGRLYVDGQLVGYRQKGDKLYELKPSEAARQRRDIGMVFQHFNLFPHMTALENVVEAPIRVKGVSKSDALARGRELLARVGLAQQSGHYPSQLSGGQQQRVAIARALAMDPKLMLFDEPTSALDPELVGEVLDVMRGLAQTGMTMVVVTHEMGFAREVGDSVVFMDGGVVVEAGDPKEVLTNPQHQRTKAFLSKVL
- a CDS encoding phosphoenolpyruvate carboxylase, whose amino-acid sequence is MTNGAPSNHSPDDASETRELRSGDVPEALRSDVRFLGGLLGRVLAESGGQELLDDVERLRALTIDAYERSGQASIEDAEALIEGFTLDRAEQVARAFTVYFHLVNLAEERHRVRVLLARDPWTADGHRPAESFASAFAALSEEVGEDEARHRVSELEFRPVLTAHPTEARRRAIAYAIRRISDLVAEHDDPRLGALARSENERQLLAEIDTLWRTAPLRSNRPTPLDEVRTAMNIFDQTLFQAIPQAYRLIDERLAGADDTPREPAARPFVRFGSWIGADRDGNPFVTAKITRKAAAIAAEHVLLGLERATDRIGRTLTLDAGDTPPSQELLELWRRQRSLAEELATDIATRSPDEPHRRVLLMIAERISATRRRDADLAYESPEALLAELRIVQNSLVAAGDKRNAYGEVQHLIWQVETFGFHLAELEVRQHSKVHRLTLEAIAAGARGDDDLDEMSTEVLEVFRVIAQLQKRYGVNTARRYIISFTQSVDDIANVYRLAGHALGSPEAAPVLDVIPLFETFADLDASTDILDGMIRLPEVAARLEQTGRRLEVMLGYSDSSKDVGPVSATLALYQAQARIAQWAERNDIVLTLFHGRGGALGRGGGPANEVMLAQPPGSVDGRFKLTEQGEVIFAQYGDPVIAVRHLEQIAAATLMASAPSIGERNARAAEEFAGLAARLDEVSRARFFELVKADGFAPWFGRVTPQEEIGLLALGSRPARRGLSVESLEDLRAIPWVFAWTQARVNLTGWFGLGSALAEIGDVELLRDAYDRWPLFRTMIENVEQSLAKTDERLARRYLALGDRDDLAELVLSEMALTREWAMKTSGASELLAGRPVLRRAVRLRSPYVDALSLLQLRALRALRSDADADNIDTTQQDELRRLLLLSVNGVAAGLQNTG
- a CDS encoding MDR family MFS transporter — translated: MSSTVTAREPSSALMGERRSPVMSPRQIMLVIVGLMAGMFLASLDQTIVSTAIRTIGDDLHGLDQQAWVTTAYMITSTIMVPIYGKLSDVFGRRPLYLFGIAVFIVGSLLSSFSTSMIELAAFRAFQGIGAGALMSLPLAIMGDILAPRERAKYQGFFLAVFGISSVIGPLIGGVFAGASSILGITGWRWVFLINVPIGLVAIAMVWMFLHLPKVGKDHVRPRIDWYGASAVIVTLVPFLLVAEQGREWGWTSAGSIACYVIGALGLISFLIIEWRMREDAIIPLKLFRSGTFSMATVLGFLVGFGMFGAMLTIPLYLQIVVGLDPTASGFAMLPMIGGLMVASIGSGVFVSKTGKYRWFPTIGIGLVAIAYGLLTMLRVDSSIWFLAGVMVIAGFGLGLIQQALTLATQGAVRPKDMGVATSAATFFRQIGGTLGTAVLLSVLFSVMPGSISTAMADKSDLTSALDAAMNPTVATAPANKAVMKQIWTPIVGPIEKQVGTKLDAATSSVETAVTKAVTAQVTTGVQQAVVLGAVPADQADAVIKQQVAAALPAATQKALNAAAAKAGVSVIDGKLAVDYSNTAQRTAVVDEVVPTIARKIDGATTSSSGSSMSDTSFLNGADKRLTTPFLTGFTSATSVVYVTGLIVMLVAFVLSIFFKAPPLRERSALQEQADDDAKIDELEESLAV
- a CDS encoding LysM peptidoglycan-binding domain-containing protein, translating into MTVGRGGPGRIAAARRGHPVCAAAVAVLLGSAVVLTGCTGTHGRPSVTTHGATSTSAPRASASLGPAADGGARENAIGQATMTAPGHFRYIVAAGDTPFAIAGRFGVCMADLYGSNPGLDGHQSDLYVGQRLTIARVKGPYHDAADCLSGDNESDAYP
- a CDS encoding HNH endonuclease signature motif containing protein — translated: MLPPARARWHRWAGRLPPSRSPSRTRTWSADAGTAIAARDGGCVIPGCSVPAAWCEVHHVIEHASGGPTHTDNGVTLCWYHHRTIDTAGWAVTMRDGTPYVRAPRWVDSRGTWRQTGNPRVRKRRHDAMRT
- a CDS encoding TetR family transcriptional regulator, whose translation is MTDTTGAAASESLRERKKRETRERLRVAANELVAAKGIADTTVEEICAAAGVSPRTFFNYFPSKNAAILGLPDGSIPDRDREAFLNGSASLIDDLVELVAGFSDGLPQDRKRAGALILKHPELVPTMYQWAEEHKGGLVSLAEQRSDPKTARLAVQLVMVAFMSVASTPRGLGRQQIVREIHRALGELRALLDASGGGDAGSDAAG
- a CDS encoding LacI family DNA-binding transcriptional regulator encodes the protein MRATMKDVAALAGVSPKTVSNVINGVVFVRPETKERVEKALAQLDYVPNFSARGLRNGRSGVIALALPDLATAYSAETAHHFVEAAHAHGWGVQIEETGAEPAREQELVSRARASMVDGLVLNPVVSDEFALPDDPLQVPPAVLIGEVPQSRLDQVRVNPELAAYDMTTLLIAGGHRRIAVVGTPMGRQQTFTSRLRTAGFRRALEDAGIPHDHRLEIGCEDWSPRGGFHAVDAYLDHERMPDAFFCFTDSLAIGVLSLLWRRGVQVPQGVSVAGFDDVAHGEFATPPLTTVTWDKRAFAEAALDRLARRITDRAAPVSVLDIPHTVVERESTRRV
- a CDS encoding arabinosylfuranosidase ArfA encodes the protein MSRAAITVDRDFTVGPVPRRLFGSFVEHMGRCVYSGIFEPGHPAADENGYRTDVLELVNELGVSVVRYPGGNFVSGYDWEDGIGPVESRPRRLDGAWHTVETNAFGLHEFACWATKANVEIMEAVNLGTRGVDAARRLVEYANHPGGTYLSDLRKKNGAADPFGIKLWCLGNEMDGPWQIGHKTAHEYGRLAQEAGKAMRLVDPSIELVASGSSNRGMPTFGAWEQTVLEHTYDVVDYVSLHAYYEETGGDTASFLASGVDMDLFIEGVIATADAVRAKGRHRKHINLSFDEWNVWYQSTREGDDQPTTIEARGGWHEHPRIIEDEYDVTDAVVVGTLLNSLLRHGDRVAIANQAQLVNVIAPIRAEANGPAWRQSVFWPFARMSELARGEILRLSTTADRVETAKYGDADVVDASATWDEASGRIAFFLANRGLDEAADVTVTLRGLTAGRVTRAEVLHAPDGADRFATNNEQNQHRVRLAPLTDVATEHETLRVALPPLSWAVVEIEAARA